The genomic segment CACTCCCGTTACCCCGCCGTTGCCATGCTCAACGTGATCAGCGACGAAGCACCCACCGAGGCTGCCACGGGTCTCACGAATGCCTTTGTCCATTCCTACGGCAAAGAAGCCCGACCAGCCCGTAAACTCGGACACGTCACGGTGGTAGCCAACAGCACCACCGAGCGCGACAATATCATCACGCAACTGGCCGGGCTGATGCCTGCCGGTGTGTGGCAGCACTAACAGGGAATCTCCATGGCCAAGTCACTGCAAGAACAAATGCTGGAAATGGGTCTGGTTAACCAGAAAAAAGCCAAAAAAAATGCCAAGGAGCTGAAAAAGTCCGCGCACCTGAAGCGCACCGGTAGCGAAGATGCACCGGAAGACACCCAGGCCAGCGCCGAAGCATCACGCAAGGCCAAGATGGAACGGGATCGCGAACTGAACCGCCAGAAAGAAGCCGAAGCCCAACAAAAAGCCATCTCGGCCCAGATTCGCCAGTTGATCCAGACCAATACCGTCGAGTGCGATGGCGATATCAAATACAACTTCCTGCACGACAAGAAGGTCAAGCAGATGTA from the Candidatus Thalassolituus haligoni genome contains:
- a CDS encoding DUF2058 domain-containing protein yields the protein MAKSLQEQMLEMGLVNQKKAKKNAKELKKSAHLKRTGSEDAPEDTQASAEASRKAKMERDRELNRQKEAEAQQKAISAQIRQLIQTNTVECDGDIKYNFLHDKKVKQMYVNQAVWDRLSRGQLAIILFEQTRQGPTYKVVPLQVAEKIRQRAADHYILIAESAGEEMDEDDPYAAYQIPDDLMW